GTGGCCTTTATCCGGCAGCAACCCTGATATTGTCAATCTGCGGCGAGCTGCAATAACGCCTGTAATTGCGGCGCCGCATTTTTCTTCTTCGCGATGGTGGCTAACTTTTCTTTGCTACCCCAGATCAATGAAATCACCTGTTCAACCTGGTAGGAAGGTACTTCCTGCAAGGCCTCCAGCATTGTGTTTAACGACTCTTCAGCAAGTGTTGCCAGTTGTTTGACGGGCTTCATATCCTGGCAAGCCAGCAGGCAGGCTGTGATAACGGGTATGATGGCCGGCGTTGTGCCATGCTTTTCAATAAATGCAATGGTGAAATGGTTTTGTACAGACTGATGCTCGCTGTCTACCAATGGCATATAGTCTTTCACCAGCGGGAAGAAGGCGGTGTCGGTAAGTCCCAGCCCAAATACTGCATAGGTGCCGGGCATGCAGCAATATTCTGCTTCCGCATCTTCATACCATTGAAAAGGCACGGACATGGCTAAACGCGCATAGGTTTCAAGGGAGGCGAATAATGCAGGGTATTGTAATGTATTGGCAAAAAAGCGGTGTGTACTGTTTTTTGCGAGTCCTTTTACAGGCAGGAAATGTTTTTGTTTAGACTTAAGTACAATGCTGTAGCTGCGTGGAAATCCGTTACTGAGCAGGTTTTGCAGATAGCTGAGACTCTCCATGTAGGCAGGTGCATCTTCCTGTAAAATCTGTATGTCTATGGTAGCAAAAACATCATTGGGTGTAATCTTCACTGCCGCGGAAGTGTGCGGCGTAAATTTGCCTGTGCCGGATTGCAGCAGGGTGGCGGCTTTGGTGCTGCCCAATTCTTTGGCCAGATTAACAAAGGTGATGCCACCGGGCCGGGAATAATTAGGTTCGTAGCGGATGATAGCCGTGGCGATATATAGCAGCATGTCCAGGGCCGCCGGCTCAGGCTTGGAATATTCCTGTTTCAGCTGGTAGGTGGGCGACTGGTAGCCAATTTTTGTAATGTCATAGAACTGCGGCAGGAAGTAATTTTCAGCCCAGTTGTTAAGTGCATTGTTGATATAATAACGATGCTGTTTTTGTTCTTCTTTATTATTTTTATTCTGATCGATGATCTGATCGAAGATACGGGTGATTTGTTGATAGTCCGGAGTTGGGTACAGTAGCGGGTCTACCAGGTGCCTTGCCAGAAAGAAAGTTTCCAGATTTTTCGTAGGGTATTTACCGTTATAAATTTTATTGTGCAGGTATTTTTCTATCTGCGTAAGCAAGTGCTGTTTTTTGGGCTCACTGATATGGATATACGGCGTTATTTTATAATGGTTTTTACCGATAATGATTTCCCCTGTGACCACAAATTTGAAATCAATGATAGGCAGGTTGTCGTACGGTGTGAGCGCGGCCTGTAACTGTGCCGGCAGCAGGGCTGAAATGGCCGCTACCTCTTTTTCGTCGGTGATGGCATCGGCGGGAGGCAGACCTTCATAATGCATGTCGGCATCACTGAAGTCATCATCTGAAGAGTAGAGGAACATTTCCCCGTTTTTATATACGAACCTTGCCAGGTCGTGAATGCCAGCCTGTAAGGTGGTTCTTTTAATAATACCGGCAGCGTCCTTCTTGCTGTTCAGTTGTGCTATCAGCGAGGCAAAGGCGTTGGCGATGTCTGCAGCTATGGTTTCCTGTTTACTCATTTTTTTTCTGTTGGGTTATACAATCGGAAAGGCAATATAAGCCTTTCGCTGATAGTGGTAAAATATAGCCATTATATCTATTCAATTAAATAATTGAATAGATGGGCAAATTTGTTTATCTTTATAAAGCATAACTGTGAAGATATGAACAAGAGAGATTTTAAGGATAAAGTATACGGTGAGTTAGCGAAAGTGACGAAGGCATTGGGTAATCCGCACCGGCTGGAGATCATTGATCTGCTGGCGCAGGGGCCTTTTACGGTGGAACAGATAGCGAATTATACAGGGATGACAGTAGCCAATGCGTCGCAGCACCTGCAAACACTGAAAGCGGCCAGGCTGGTAAGCATAACCCGCGAAGGGAATTTTATTAATTACAGTCTGGCAGGCGAAAATGTATACAATGCATGGTCGGGCCTGCGGGAGCTGGGGTTAGCCTATAACGGTGAAATCGGCAAAGTGGTGCATGATTTCCGCAAAGGCTACAGTAACCTTGAAAGCGTAGATGCTGTAACGCTGGCGCATATGATCCAGAAAGGCGAGGTGATATTGCTGGACGTGCGGCCGGAGGAAGAATACAACCGTGGGCATATACACCGGGCTATTTCGGCGCCTATTGAAGCGCTGGATAAATTGCTGAAAAAGCTGCCTAAAAGCAAGGCGGTAGTGGCTTATTGCCGTGGGCCATTTTGTGTGTATGCAGATGAAGCGGTACACCTGTTAAAGAAGAAAGGTTTTAAAGCAAAGCGGCTACAGGAGGGGTTTCCTGACTGGGTGCTGAAAGGATACCCGGTGTCAGATAAAAAAGATTGATATATATAGAAGCGCTGATCGCGCTTTTTTTTCGTTGTTTAATCTATTCAATGAAAATATTGAATAGATTTTTCTTTGTACATTTGCAGGATCAATAATTTATCTATAGTGGAGATTAAGTTAGGATTGAGAGAGAACTGGAAGCAATTCAGTTTGCTGGTACTGGTTAACAGTCTGGTAGGCGGTATGGTGGGCCTGGAACGTACGGTAGTGCCTTTGGTAGGAACCGAAGTGTTTAAGATCAATGCCGACCTGGTTGTTTTTTCCTTTATCATAGCCTTTGGGGTGGTAAAAGCCTTTACCAACCTGGTTTCAGGGCTGCTGGCAGACAAATACACCCGAAAGCGCGTGCTGATATGGGGATGGCTGATAGGTTTGCCGGTACCTTTCCTGCTAGGCTGGGGGCCTTCCTGGAACTGGATAATAGCTGCCAATATATTATTAGGGGTGAGCCAGGGTTTTGCATGGTCTATGACCGTAAACATGAAAATAGACCTGGTAGGGCCTAAGAAAAGAGGGCTCGCCATGGGACTGAACGAGGCCGCCGGTTATGGCGCCGTGGGACTTACCGCCCTGCTCACCGGTTACCTCGCTGCGCATTATGGGTTGCGTCCGCAACCGTTTTATATCGGTATCGCCTATACGATAATTGGCCTGTTGCTGTCTATATTTATTGTAAAAGATACGCGGCAGTTTGCGCGACTGGAAGCCGCTACCGTGAAAGTGACCACAGCAGGAGAGCAGGCGCATAAACCAAGCCTGTTATGGGTTTTTAAGGAAACTACCCTGAAAAATAAAAACCTCTTTGCCGTTTCTCAGGCAGGACTCATCAACAACCTGAATGATGGTATGTCGTGGGGCGTATTCCCGCTGCTTTTTATTGCTGCCGGCGTCGGACTGGAAGGGGTGGGCTGGATTAAAGCGATATACCCTGTAGTCTGGGGGCTGGGGCAGATCATCACGGGGCCGCTGGCAGACAGGATCGGCAGAAAACCCCTCATCGTCTGGGGGATGTTTGTACAGGTGCTGGGGCATATCGTGATCGGACTGGAACTATTACCACCACAAACTTCCGGGCTGGTAGGCTCTGTGTTTTTAGGCGCCGGTACAGCCATGGTATACCCGGCATTGCTGGCAGCAGTCAGTGATTCCGCGCATCCTTCCTGGAGGGCTTCTTCATTGGGCGTGTACCGGTTCTGGAGAGATATAGGCTATGCTGTTGGCGCACTCATGGCAGGCATCGTGGCACAGTTCGTAGGACTTATCTGGGCAGTACATATCGCGGGCATACTCACCTTTTTGTCCGGTGTACTGGTATGGGTAAGAATGAAAGAAACAAGGCCACAATAATTTTAATAAACAAATAAAAAAGGCTTACAACGGCAACGTTGTAAGCTTTTTTTTACCAGCCGATACAATAAACGTCTTGTCCGAGGATATTCAGCCGTATAGTTTTAACAGGCTTCTTCATCCACTGTTTCTTGTTCTTAGAAAAGAGTTTCCAGCTATTGTGGCCACCGTAGCATTTACCAGGGATGCCATATTCGTCCTTTATAAAACACTGGAACGGATATCGCTTGTCCAGGCATTTCCGGTAAAAATCTGTATGCCATGCGCGGCAGCGTGGACATATAGCATACAGCTCTTTTAAAACAAGATGGTAGGTTCGGCTGTCGGTTGTTTCTTTTAATGTTTTGTGGTATTTCATTTGTAACACTTATTGGTGCTACAATGCGTCGAATTTTTTCTTCATTTGAAGATGTTTAGATAGGTCAACTTCATTGCGGATCACGTTGCATTCAACAGATAATAATCACCATCCCAGACGATATATTCCCGTTGAAAACCTGGCATATCGTACAGTGAAAAATTTTTTTCTCATCCACTGTTTTCTCTTTTTGGAAACCAGTTTCCAGCTGTAATAGCCGCCCTGTATTTTTTTGACAGGTTGGCGGTTGTCATTACACTCATAAACGGAGTAACGTTCTGGAGCATTGGGACAGTACCGGTATAGATCTGTTTTTGCCCAGCCGCATATATGGCATGCCGTATATGGGTTTTTGCGAATCAGTTGATAGGTACGACGGTGATCCGTTTCATTTAGAATTTTGTGTTTTTTCACTTATGTCATGTTTTAGCATGACAGTGCATCGAATTTTTTCTTCAAGAAATGAGATTTGGTTGAGTTGTAAAGATAGATTTTTTAGATATGAAATTTACTTTATGTAGATGTAAATGTTATAACAATCTGTCTGTCTGCGTTGTATAGAAAGTCAAATCTATCTCTTATGGAATTCGTGACTTTAAATAACGGCGTGGAGATGCCTGTCCTGGGCTTCGGGGTATACCAGGTTACAGACCTGGAAGAGTGCGAAAGAAGCGTTTCCGACGCGCTCAGTACCGGTTACCGCCTGATTGATACAGCCTCGGCCTATGGCAACGAAACCGCCGTAGGAAAGGCCATTAAAAAGTCGGGCATCAAACGGGAGGACATTTTCCTGACAACTAAATTATGGGTACAGGATGCTGGTGAGGGTAAAACAAGGAATGCATTCAATAAATCCCTGAAAAACCTT
This window of the Chitinophaga sp. Cy-1792 genome carries:
- a CDS encoding DUF6138 family protein; its protein translation is MSKQETIAADIANAFASLIAQLNSKKDAAGIIKRTTLQAGIHDLARFVYKNGEMFLYSSDDDFSDADMHYEGLPPADAITDEKEVAAISALLPAQLQAALTPYDNLPIIDFKFVVTGEIIIGKNHYKITPYIHISEPKKQHLLTQIEKYLHNKIYNGKYPTKNLETFFLARHLVDPLLYPTPDYQQITRIFDQIIDQNKNNKEEQKQHRYYINNALNNWAENYFLPQFYDITKIGYQSPTYQLKQEYSKPEPAALDMLLYIATAIIRYEPNYSRPGGITFVNLAKELGSTKAATLLQSGTGKFTPHTSAAVKITPNDVFATIDIQILQEDAPAYMESLSYLQNLLSNGFPRSYSIVLKSKQKHFLPVKGLAKNSTHRFFANTLQYPALFASLETYARLAMSVPFQWYEDAEAEYCCMPGTYAVFGLGLTDTAFFPLVKDYMPLVDSEHQSVQNHFTIAFIEKHGTTPAIIPVITACLLACQDMKPVKQLATLAEESLNTMLEALQEVPSYQVEQVISLIWGSKEKLATIAKKKNAAPQLQALLQLAAD
- a CDS encoding metalloregulator ArsR/SmtB family transcription factor, which codes for MNKRDFKDKVYGELAKVTKALGNPHRLEIIDLLAQGPFTVEQIANYTGMTVANASQHLQTLKAARLVSITREGNFINYSLAGENVYNAWSGLRELGLAYNGEIGKVVHDFRKGYSNLESVDAVTLAHMIQKGEVILLDVRPEEEYNRGHIHRAISAPIEALDKLLKKLPKSKAVVAYCRGPFCVYADEAVHLLKKKGFKAKRLQEGFPDWVLKGYPVSDKKD
- a CDS encoding MFS transporter; translated protein: MEIKLGLRENWKQFSLLVLVNSLVGGMVGLERTVVPLVGTEVFKINADLVVFSFIIAFGVVKAFTNLVSGLLADKYTRKRVLIWGWLIGLPVPFLLGWGPSWNWIIAANILLGVSQGFAWSMTVNMKIDLVGPKKRGLAMGLNEAAGYGAVGLTALLTGYLAAHYGLRPQPFYIGIAYTIIGLLLSIFIVKDTRQFARLEAATVKVTTAGEQAHKPSLLWVFKETTLKNKNLFAVSQAGLINNLNDGMSWGVFPLLFIAAGVGLEGVGWIKAIYPVVWGLGQIITGPLADRIGRKPLIVWGMFVQVLGHIVIGLELLPPQTSGLVGSVFLGAGTAMVYPALLAAVSDSAHPSWRASSLGVYRFWRDIGYAVGALMAGIVAQFVGLIWAVHIAGILTFLSGVLVWVRMKETRPQ